From one Desulfurobacterium thermolithotrophum DSM 11699 genomic stretch:
- a CDS encoding peroxiredoxin family protein — protein MKKLLLIGLAFSLAFSFSCEKDKNQEPQKVKTEETSTSQNGIKAFDFSFTDVNGKPIKLSDYKGKVVVLQFFGTYCSPCKAEIPFLNRLYKEYNGKVVVIGLSVDYIGEPSSKLKPFVEEMNISYPVVASNEKAWENYAGKITGMDSIPQTFIIDKEGYIRYYNVGYIPQYDSLFEKAVKELLEEK, from the coding sequence ATGAAAAAGCTCTTACTCATAGGATTAGCATTTTCTCTTGCTTTTTCTTTTAGCTGCGAAAAAGATAAAAATCAAGAGCCTCAAAAGGTTAAAACAGAAGAAACTTCTACCAGCCAAAACGGCATTAAGGCTTTTGACTTTAGTTTTACTGATGTTAATGGGAAACCTATAAAATTGTCTGATTATAAGGGAAAGGTAGTTGTTCTTCAGTTTTTTGGAACTTATTGTTCTCCATGCAAAGCAGAAATACCATTTTTAAATAGACTTTATAAAGAGTACAATGGAAAGGTAGTGGTTATAGGTCTTTCAGTTGACTATATTGGTGAACCTTCGTCAAAACTTAAACCGTTTGTGGAAGAAATGAATATTTCTTATCCAGTTGTTGCTTCTAATGAAAAAGCATGGGAAAACTATGCAGGGAAAATTACGGGAATGGATTCAATTCCTCAAACATTCATAATAGATAAAGAAGGATACATAAGGTACTACAACGTTGGTTACATTCCACAGTATGACTCTCTTTTTGAAAAAGCAGTAAAAGAGCTTTTAGAAGAGAAGTGA
- the trxA gene encoding thioredoxin, protein MAQEIKSMEEFEREVLSSDVPVLVDFWAPWCGPCRMLAPTIEELSEEYAGKVKVFKVNTDELPMLAMQYGIRGIPTVMLFVNGDVADVKVGLQPKAVFESMIERVLTE, encoded by the coding sequence ATGGCTCAGGAAATTAAGTCTATGGAAGAATTTGAAAGAGAAGTACTTTCTTCAGATGTTCCTGTGCTCGTCGATTTTTGGGCTCCATGGTGTGGTCCATGTAGAATGCTTGCTCCAACAATTGAAGAGCTCTCAGAAGAATATGCTGGAAAAGTAAAGGTCTTCAAAGTTAATACTGACGAACTTCCAATGCTTGCTATGCAATATGGTATTAGAGGTATTCCAACTGTGATGCTCTTTGTTAATGGAGATGTTGCAGACGTTAAAGTCGGTCTTCAGCCAAAAGCAGTTTTTGAAAGCATGATAGAAAGAGTTCTTACGGAGTAA
- the amrB gene encoding AmmeMemoRadiSam system protein B, producing the protein MVRYPAVAGQFYPGNSEELKLYLESFCRNNIPKVDAKAIIVPHAGYIYSGKVAGETYSRVEIPSLNIIMGPNHTGLGKSVSVYPSGIWITPLGEIPINEHITSKLLNNSPFEADTAAHIYEHSLEVQLPFLQYCSGYREDLSIVPITYKYISYSDCIKAGEVLAKVLEEDNGLIVISTDFSHYISQSEAEKYDSLAIDAILSLNPEELYKRVFTYNISMCGVIPATIGLIASKLLGANNAELVMYRTSGDITGDYSQVVGYAGIIIY; encoded by the coding sequence ATGGTTAGGTATCCAGCGGTTGCAGGGCAGTTTTACCCAGGAAATTCAGAAGAATTAAAACTTTACCTTGAGTCATTTTGTAGAAATAATATTCCTAAGGTAGATGCAAAAGCCATCATTGTTCCTCATGCCGGATATATCTATTCTGGAAAAGTGGCTGGTGAAACTTATAGTAGAGTCGAAATTCCATCTCTTAACATTATTATGGGTCCTAATCATACAGGCTTAGGGAAATCCGTATCTGTTTATCCTTCTGGTATATGGATAACCCCACTTGGAGAGATCCCTATAAATGAACATATAACCTCTAAACTTTTAAATAATTCTCCCTTTGAAGCTGATACCGCAGCACATATTTATGAACACTCGTTAGAAGTTCAGCTTCCTTTTTTACAGTATTGTTCAGGCTATAGAGAAGATCTTTCAATTGTTCCAATAACTTACAAATACATATCATACAGTGATTGCATAAAAGCAGGTGAAGTTTTGGCTAAAGTTTTAGAAGAAGACAATGGATTAATAGTTATAAGTACAGACTTTTCTCATTATATTTCCCAATCAGAAGCTGAAAAGTACGATTCCTTAGCTATCGATGCCATACTGAGTCTTAATCCAGAAGAACTCTATAAAAGAGTATTTACCTATAACATTTCCATGTGCGGTGTAATTCCTGCAACTATTGGACTTATAGCCTCTAAACTCTTAGGAGCAAATAATGCTGAACTTGTTATGTATAGAACTTCAGGAGATATAACCGGAGATTATTCTCAAGTTGTTGGATATGCTGGAATAATCATATATTAA
- a CDS encoding M16 family metallopeptidase, translated as MKLFKLRNGLKVIFQEVNNLDILACTIFLPGGASIEDKLKAGITILSLKTAFKRTLKRSSLEFAKIQEQFGTPFIPDVSSDYSFIKFQIITEGLENYIKLFQEVIEEPGFTEESFKVEKESLLAAIRSRKENSFSLAYEKMVSLTYNGTPYEKLPYGEELTVKPLTLEDIRNQFKKVVVPEGTVFSFCGKIKDAEGILKLLEKIKTKKLRKLQHFSKRIENIEEVEVKRKGSSQVFIILAVNAPSISEKDFLSYKLFNTLLGEGIGSLLFQELRERKGFAYSTGSIFPTRKNSGRLFFYIGTSPEKEKEVKRALINLKENLPNLITKEALNRAKQFFRGNFELDHETRMKKAWYSGLWEILGKSSSFDSQILDLVEEVSFSNLLDVAEKISSEPYHMVVVKDE; from the coding sequence ATGAAACTGTTTAAGCTTAGAAACGGATTGAAGGTCATCTTTCAAGAAGTTAATAATCTTGATATTTTAGCCTGTACAATTTTTCTACCAGGCGGAGCATCTATTGAAGACAAGTTAAAAGCGGGAATTACTATTCTTTCTCTAAAAACAGCTTTTAAAAGAACCTTAAAAAGGAGCTCCTTAGAATTTGCAAAAATTCAAGAACAGTTTGGTACTCCCTTCATTCCTGATGTCTCAAGCGATTACTCTTTCATTAAGTTTCAAATAATTACTGAAGGTTTAGAAAATTACATTAAACTTTTCCAAGAGGTAATTGAAGAACCTGGGTTTACAGAAGAAAGTTTTAAAGTAGAAAAAGAGTCTCTTTTGGCAGCTATAAGATCAAGAAAAGAGAATTCTTTTTCGCTTGCCTATGAAAAGATGGTTTCTTTGACTTATAACGGAACTCCTTATGAAAAGCTACCCTATGGAGAAGAGTTGACAGTTAAACCATTAACTCTTGAAGACATCCGCAATCAATTTAAGAAAGTTGTTGTGCCGGAAGGAACTGTTTTTTCCTTCTGTGGAAAGATAAAAGATGCAGAAGGCATTCTGAAGCTTTTAGAGAAAATTAAAACTAAAAAATTAAGAAAACTTCAACATTTCTCGAAGAGAATTGAAAATATAGAAGAAGTTGAAGTAAAAAGAAAAGGTTCTTCACAAGTATTTATTATTCTTGCAGTGAATGCTCCTTCTATTTCAGAAAAGGATTTCCTTTCTTATAAGCTCTTTAATACTCTTTTAGGTGAAGGTATTGGTTCTCTCCTCTTTCAAGAATTAAGAGAAAGGAAAGGTTTTGCTTACTCTACTGGTTCTATTTTCCCAACAAGAAAAAACTCAGGACGACTCTTTTTTTATATAGGAACTTCACCTGAAAAGGAAAAAGAAGTAAAAAGAGCTCTTATAAACTTAAAGGAAAACTTACCTAATCTTATAACTAAGGAAGCTTTAAATAGAGCAAAACAGTTTTTCAGAGGAAATTTTGAACTTGACCATGAAACGAGAATGAAAAAAGCATGGTATTCCGGACTTTGGGAAATTTTAGGAAAAAGTAGCTCTTTTGACTCTCAAATTCTTGATCTAGTAGAGGAAGTTTCCTTCTCTAATTTATTAGATGTTGCAGAAAAAATTTCTTCTGAACCTTATCACATGGTGGTTGTCAAAGATGAATAA
- the yihA gene encoding ribosome biogenesis GTP-binding protein YihA/YsxC: MKIKKVKLYKTVYAPEELPQTPYKEVAFVGRSNVGKSSLLNTLVNNYKIAKVSSEPGKTRSVNFYLINDKFFMVDLPGYGFAKVPFKEQKRWRDLIEKYLKERDTLKGVFLLVDSKVGPTEKDKQMKDWLDFFGIPYVVVATKVDKLKSSEKQKLKRKVEEGLKDKNLEIIPFSSKTREGRVEVLKRIERLLEA; encoded by the coding sequence ATGAAGATAAAGAAGGTTAAACTTTACAAAACAGTTTATGCTCCTGAGGAGTTACCCCAAACTCCATATAAAGAAGTAGCTTTTGTAGGAAGATCAAATGTAGGAAAATCTTCCTTGTTAAATACGCTTGTAAATAACTACAAAATTGCAAAGGTAAGCTCTGAACCAGGAAAAACTCGCTCCGTTAACTTTTATTTAATAAACGACAAATTCTTTATGGTTGATCTTCCAGGATATGGTTTTGCAAAGGTTCCTTTTAAAGAGCAAAAACGCTGGAGAGACCTAATAGAAAAATACTTAAAAGAAAGAGATACATTAAAAGGCGTTTTCCTTTTAGTTGACTCAAAGGTTGGACCTACAGAAAAAGATAAACAAATGAAAGATTGGCTTGACTTTTTCGGAATTCCATACGTTGTTGTTGCAACAAAGGTTGATAAACTAAAGTCCTCTGAAAAACAGAAATTAAAAAGAAAGGTAGAAGAAGGGTTAAAAGATAAAAATTTAGAAATTATTCCTTTTTCTTCAAAGACAAGAGAAGGTAGAGTAGAAGTTTTAAAAAGAATAGAGAGACTCTTAGAAGCATAA
- a CDS encoding DUF523 domain-containing protein, with the protein MNKLLIVSACLIGFNCKYSGGNNRYEPLVEAFKKGKVIPVCPEQLGGLPTPRPPAKILGKDGKDVLSGTAKVLTVKGTPKDVTKNFLKGAYETLYVVELLKDKVIACILKEKSPSCGVKKIYKFEVDQLKDGMGVTAALLKEKRFKIISSEDKKDIEKIIEELG; encoded by the coding sequence ATGAATAAACTTTTAATTGTTAGTGCTTGTCTTATAGGATTTAACTGTAAGTATAGTGGTGGAAATAATAGATATGAGCCACTTGTAGAAGCCTTTAAAAAAGGTAAGGTAATACCAGTTTGTCCTGAACAGCTTGGAGGTCTTCCTACTCCAAGACCCCCTGCTAAAATTTTAGGCAAAGACGGAAAAGATGTTTTAAGTGGAACTGCAAAAGTTTTGACTGTTAAAGGAACCCCAAAAGATGTAACAAAGAACTTTTTAAAAGGAGCTTATGAAACTCTTTATGTAGTAGAACTCTTAAAAGATAAGGTTATTGCGTGTATATTAAAAGAAAAAAGTCCATCTTGCGGAGTAAAGAAAATCTATAAATTTGAAGTTGATCAACTTAAAGATGGAATGGGCGTAACTGCTGCACTTTTAAAAGAAAAAAGGTTTAAAATTATTAGTTCCGAAGATAAAAAAGACATAGAAAAAATCATAGAGGAGCTTGGATGA
- the panD gene encoding aspartate 1-decarboxylase: MKRIMFKSKIHRATVTGADLDYEGSITIDLELMKLADILPYEKVEIYNVTNGERFSTYVIPGEPGSGEICLNGAAARKVQKGDKVIIVTYCELNEEEIKEFSPTVVLVDEENRPVKVTKTSGGLLV, encoded by the coding sequence ATGAAGAGAATTATGTTTAAATCAAAAATTCACAGAGCTACAGTAACAGGAGCAGACTTGGATTATGAGGGAAGTATAACCATAGATTTGGAACTAATGAAATTAGCCGATATTCTTCCTTATGAAAAGGTTGAGATATATAATGTTACAAATGGAGAAAGATTTTCAACCTATGTAATTCCCGGAGAACCTGGAAGTGGGGAAATCTGTCTTAACGGTGCTGCTGCAAGGAAAGTTCAAAAAGGAGATAAGGTTATAATCGTTACCTATTGTGAACTTAACGAAGAAGAAATTAAAGAATTTTCACCTACTGTTGTGTTAGTTGATGAGGAAAATAGACCTGTAAAAGTTACAAAAACTTCTGGTGGTCTTTTAGTTTAA
- a CDS encoding ArsR/SmtB family transcription factor translates to MTDCEKVAEILKALGHPTRVKIIKYLSDGEKCVKEIWQELGIPQPTVSQHINILKSAGIISFRKEGVKTCYKIEDPRAVEVIKLLSEEVK, encoded by the coding sequence TTGACAGATTGTGAAAAAGTAGCCGAGATACTTAAAGCGCTTGGACATCCGACAAGAGTTAAGATTATAAAGTATCTTAGTGATGGAGAAAAATGCGTAAAAGAAATATGGCAGGAGCTTGGGATCCCTCAACCGACTGTTTCCCAGCACATTAATATATTAAAAAGTGCTGGAATCATTTCATTTAGAAAAGAGGGTGTTAAGACTTGCTACAAGATAGAAGATCCAAGAGCAGTCGAAGTGATAAAACTTTTATCTGAGGAGGTAAAATAA
- the ybgF gene encoding tol-pal system protein YbgF, with the protein MRKFLIFPIFSFLFFSCAQNQQPVNTGILELKKEIDLIKTKVELNSRKVSSLESRISQVEDKSAENEQQIFELKRKLEDVEKTVSSITVPSPSVSPTVPSSPSSNEEKTEEQQIVIQVSDKDLYKQAFNSMEAGDLETAKSTFEKLVEQYPDSPLADNALYWIGEIYYSHNDYETAANYFKQVIEKYPNGNKVPAAMLKLALSYKGMGELDKAKEMFQQVIEKYPNTPEAGIAKAKLMEIEK; encoded by the coding sequence ATGAGAAAATTTTTAATTTTTCCGATATTTTCTTTTTTGTTCTTTAGTTGTGCTCAAAATCAACAACCTGTTAACACAGGAATTTTAGAACTAAAAAAAGAAATAGATCTTATTAAGACAAAAGTGGAACTAAATTCAAGAAAAGTTTCATCTCTTGAAAGTAGAATTTCACAAGTTGAGGATAAATCAGCTGAAAACGAACAACAGATTTTCGAGCTTAAAAGAAAACTGGAAGATGTAGAAAAAACGGTATCCTCTATAACTGTACCATCTCCATCGGTATCTCCGACTGTTCCTAGTTCTCCTTCTTCCAATGAAGAAAAAACAGAAGAACAACAAATAGTAATTCAAGTTTCTGATAAAGATCTTTACAAACAGGCTTTTAACTCAATGGAAGCTGGTGATCTTGAAACAGCAAAGTCTACGTTTGAAAAACTTGTTGAACAGTATCCTGATAGTCCCCTTGCCGATAACGCTCTTTACTGGATAGGTGAAATTTACTACTCTCACAACGATTACGAAACAGCAGCTAATTACTTTAAACAGGTTATTGAAAAGTATCCTAATGGAAATAAAGTGCCTGCAGCAATGTTAAAGCTTGCTCTTTCCTATAAAGGAATGGGAGAATTAGATAAAGCAAAAGAGATGTTTCAACAGGTTATAGAAAAATATCCTAACACACCTGAAGCAGGTATAGCAAAAGCAAAACTTATGGAGATAGAAAAATGA
- the trxB gene encoding thioredoxin-disulfide reductase — translation MKIWDIVIVGAGPAGLAAGIYAGRSQLKTIILDQMLPGGQLLITEFIENYPGFYDGISGFELSEKLRIHAEKFGTLIENSQPVIAVNFDGELFNIKTENKELKGKTLIWAAGSTAKKLNIPGEAEFVGRGVSYCAVCDGAFFKDRIVAVVGGGDSALEEALYLTKFASKVYLIHRRDKFRAVKLIQDRVKKNEKIEPILNKIVVSINGTQFVESLTLKDTQTGEITELPVDGIFIFIGNEPNVAPILHLVETTEKGFIITDEEMKTKTPGLFAAGDVRHKPLKQVVTATADGATAAMSAAKFLEEKEG, via the coding sequence ATGAAGATTTGGGATATAGTCATTGTTGGAGCCGGTCCGGCAGGACTGGCTGCTGGCATATACGCTGGTCGCTCACAACTAAAAACTATCATTCTTGACCAAATGCTACCAGGAGGTCAGCTACTAATTACTGAGTTTATTGAAAACTATCCTGGTTTTTATGACGGAATAAGTGGCTTTGAACTTTCAGAAAAGCTAAGGATTCATGCAGAAAAGTTTGGAACTCTTATAGAAAATTCACAACCTGTAATAGCTGTTAATTTTGATGGAGAGCTCTTTAACATTAAAACTGAAAACAAAGAATTAAAAGGAAAAACTCTTATTTGGGCAGCAGGTTCTACTGCAAAGAAGCTAAATATTCCTGGAGAAGCTGAATTTGTAGGAAGAGGAGTTTCTTATTGTGCTGTTTGTGATGGAGCTTTTTTCAAAGATAGAATAGTTGCGGTCGTTGGTGGAGGAGATTCTGCTCTTGAAGAAGCACTTTATCTAACAAAGTTTGCAAGTAAAGTTTATCTAATCCATAGAAGAGATAAATTCAGAGCAGTGAAATTGATCCAGGATAGAGTAAAGAAGAATGAAAAAATAGAACCTATTCTTAACAAGATAGTAGTTTCTATCAACGGAACGCAATTTGTAGAATCTCTTACTTTAAAAGATACCCAAACAGGAGAAATCACTGAACTACCTGTTGATGGTATTTTTATTTTTATTGGTAATGAACCAAATGTTGCTCCTATTTTACATCTTGTAGAAACAACCGAAAAAGGATTTATTATTACTGATGAAGAAATGAAGACAAAAACTCCTGGACTCTTTGCAGCAGGAGACGTTAGGCATAAACCTTTAAAACAAGTGGTTACGGCTACAGCAGATGGTGCAACTGCAGCTATGTCTGCTGCAAAATTCTTAGAAGAAAAGGAAGGCTAA
- a CDS encoding inositol-3-phosphate synthase, translated as MSEKVKVAIVGVGNCASSLIQGIYYYQNKKEEEITGLMHYDIGGYKPWDIEVVAAFDIDARKVGKDLSKAIFEKPNCTTVFYPDVPKMDVEVQMGPLMDGFAEHMLDYPEDQRFVPADKEPVDVAKVLKESGAEVVVNYLPVGSEEATRYYAQCALEAGCAFVNCIPVFIASDEEWAKKFKEKGLPIVGDDIKSQVGATITHRALANLMSDRGVPIDRTYQLNFGGNTDFLNMLERKRLKTKKVSKTEAVRSLIPHPMDNDNIHIGPSDYVPWLKDNKIAYIRLEGRLFGDVPMFIELKLSVEDSPNSAGSAIDAIRCAKVGLDRGIGGPLYSISSYTMKHPPIQYPDWKAKELVDKFIKGEIER; from the coding sequence ATGTCTGAAAAGGTAAAGGTAGCGATAGTAGGGGTAGGGAACTGTGCAAGTTCGCTTATTCAAGGTATTTATTATTATCAAAATAAAAAAGAGGAAGAAATTACCGGACTTATGCACTATGACATTGGAGGATACAAACCCTGGGACATAGAGGTAGTTGCAGCTTTTGATATAGACGCAAGAAAAGTTGGGAAGGATTTGAGTAAAGCAATATTTGAAAAACCTAACTGTACTACTGTTTTCTATCCAGATGTTCCAAAAATGGATGTTGAAGTTCAAATGGGACCATTAATGGATGGCTTTGCAGAACACATGCTTGACTATCCCGAGGATCAAAGATTTGTTCCTGCTGATAAAGAACCTGTTGACGTAGCAAAAGTGCTTAAAGAAAGTGGTGCTGAAGTAGTCGTTAACTATCTTCCTGTTGGTTCTGAAGAAGCTACGCGCTACTACGCACAGTGTGCTCTTGAGGCTGGATGTGCATTTGTTAACTGTATTCCTGTCTTTATAGCTTCTGATGAAGAATGGGCTAAAAAATTCAAAGAAAAAGGACTTCCAATTGTTGGAGATGACATAAAGTCTCAAGTCGGAGCAACTATTACTCATAGAGCTCTTGCTAACTTAATGAGCGATAGAGGAGTGCCTATAGATAGAACCTATCAGCTTAATTTTGGTGGAAATACAGACTTCCTTAACATGTTAGAGAGAAAAAGATTAAAAACAAAGAAAGTTTCAAAAACAGAAGCTGTAAGATCTTTGATACCACATCCTATGGATAACGATAACATTCATATAGGCCCCAGTGACTATGTCCCATGGCTTAAAGATAACAAAATAGCCTACATTAGACTTGAAGGAAGACTCTTTGGTGATGTTCCTATGTTCATCGAATTGAAGCTTTCTGTTGAAGATTCTCCAAATAGTGCAGGTTCTGCAATTGATGCCATTAGATGTGCTAAAGTAGGGTTAGATAGAGGAATAGGAGGACCTCTTTACTCTATCTCTTCTTATACTATGAAACATCCACCTATTCAGTATCCTGACTGGAAAGCAAAAGAACTCGTTGATAAGTTTATAAAAGGAGAAATTGAAAGATAA
- a CDS encoding NAD(P)H-dependent flavin oxidoreductase, with the protein MSRLPELKIKNLKPKYPIIQGGMGARVSLHKLAAAVANAGGIGVISAVLLHEKDRSKPKKTTCKGIEVESLGLKPYHYAWELAEEIKKAKELAPNGIIGVNIMYALTHFYELLMTAIDAGADLIIQGAGFGKDVFKICNLFDMPLIEIVATPKGAMLSERLGAAAVIVESGEAGGHLGTMDSIWDTLPKIVKAVKNIPVIAAGGIFDGKDMARAFELGAKGIQIATRFIATYECDAAPEFKDYIIKAKPEDSIYIKSPVGMPAHAVKNPFTEGLEKEGKIPHSCPYNCLKMCSGPDSIYCIADVLLKSVNGDVENGLVFAGSNVGRVNRIYHVDELVKELIEECKSELEKKNLNFGGD; encoded by the coding sequence ATGAGTAGGTTACCCGAACTAAAAATCAAGAACTTAAAACCAAAGTATCCAATAATTCAAGGTGGAATGGGAGCAAGAGTTTCGCTCCATAAACTTGCTGCTGCCGTAGCAAATGCAGGTGGAATAGGAGTTATTTCTGCAGTTCTTCTTCACGAAAAGGATCGTTCAAAACCTAAAAAGACCACCTGTAAAGGGATAGAAGTTGAAAGCTTAGGTCTCAAGCCTTATCACTACGCTTGGGAGTTAGCAGAAGAAATAAAGAAAGCAAAGGAGTTAGCTCCCAATGGAATCATTGGCGTTAATATAATGTATGCTCTTACTCACTTTTATGAGCTATTAATGACTGCTATTGATGCAGGAGCTGATCTGATAATTCAAGGGGCAGGATTTGGAAAAGATGTATTTAAGATTTGCAATCTTTTCGACATGCCACTTATAGAAATAGTTGCAACTCCTAAGGGAGCAATGCTTTCAGAAAGATTAGGGGCAGCAGCCGTAATTGTCGAAAGTGGAGAAGCCGGTGGTCACCTTGGTACAATGGATAGTATTTGGGATACCCTTCCTAAGATAGTAAAAGCAGTGAAGAACATCCCTGTTATTGCTGCTGGTGGTATTTTTGATGGAAAAGACATGGCAAGAGCTTTTGAACTTGGAGCAAAAGGAATACAAATTGCAACAAGATTTATAGCAACCTATGAATGTGATGCTGCTCCCGAATTTAAAGATTATATAATAAAAGCTAAACCTGAAGACTCTATCTATATAAAGAGTCCTGTAGGAATGCCAGCACATGCAGTAAAAAATCCATTTACTGAAGGGCTTGAAAAGGAAGGAAAGATACCTCATTCTTGTCCTTACAATTGTCTTAAAATGTGTTCAGGTCCTGATTCTATTTACTGTATCGCTGATGTCCTTTTAAAGTCTGTAAATGGTGATGTAGAAAACGGACTTGTTTTTGCTGGAAGCAACGTTGGAAGAGTTAATAGAATATACCATGTTGATGAGCTTGTAAAAGAACTAATTGAAGAATGTAAAAGTGAGCTTGAAAAGAAGAATCTTAATTTTGGAGGTGATTAA
- the purM gene encoding phosphoribosylformylglycinamidine cyclo-ligase, whose protein sequence is MKKKSLTYKDAGVDIEAGEKLVDKIKPFAKKTFDENVLAGIGGFGAGYKLPKGYKEPVLVSGTDGVGTKLKVAQMANVHNTVGIDLVAMCVNDILTVGAKPLFFLDYFATGKLSVDTAADVVKGIAKGCEIAGCSLIGGETAEMPDFYPEGEYDLAGFVVGIVDKEKYITGEKIEPGDVVLGLASSGIHSNGYSLVRKLFFEILELKIDEYIKELDKKVYEVLLTPTKIYVKPVLKLLEEVEVKGIAHITGGGIPGNLVRILPKSVDAVIKKGSWEVLPIFEFIQKKGNIVEEEMFKTFNMGIGLCIVVSSQNIEKAEKLLTDAGEKVYRIGEIRKGTGKVIIQ, encoded by the coding sequence ATGAAAAAGAAGAGCTTAACTTACAAGGATGCTGGAGTTGATATAGAAGCAGGAGAAAAGCTTGTCGATAAGATTAAACCTTTTGCCAAAAAGACATTTGACGAAAACGTTCTTGCAGGAATAGGTGGATTTGGTGCTGGATATAAACTTCCAAAAGGTTATAAAGAACCAGTTCTTGTTTCTGGAACAGACGGTGTAGGAACAAAACTAAAAGTAGCCCAAATGGCAAATGTTCACAATACTGTTGGAATAGATTTAGTTGCAATGTGTGTTAACGATATTCTTACAGTTGGAGCAAAACCTCTATTTTTCCTTGATTACTTTGCAACTGGCAAGCTTTCTGTTGATACAGCAGCTGATGTAGTAAAAGGAATAGCAAAAGGATGTGAAATTGCCGGCTGTTCTTTAATAGGTGGAGAAACAGCCGAAATGCCAGACTTTTATCCTGAAGGTGAATACGACCTTGCCGGTTTTGTCGTTGGAATTGTTGATAAAGAAAAGTACATCACAGGAGAGAAAATAGAACCAGGAGATGTTGTTTTAGGACTTGCATCTTCAGGAATTCATAGTAATGGCTACTCTTTAGTAAGGAAACTTTTCTTTGAAATTCTTGAACTAAAAATTGATGAGTATATTAAAGAGTTGGATAAAAAAGTTTATGAAGTTCTTTTAACTCCTACAAAGATCTACGTAAAACCTGTTTTGAAGCTTCTTGAAGAAGTAGAAGTTAAGGGAATTGCTCATATTACAGGTGGTGGTATTCCTGGAAATCTTGTAAGGATTCTTCCAAAGTCTGTTGATGCTGTCATTAAAAAAGGAAGCTGGGAAGTACTTCCAATTTTTGAGTTCATTCAAAAGAAGGGAAACATCGTAGAAGAAGAAATGTTTAAAACCTTTAATATGGGTATTGGTCTTTGTATTGTTGTTTCTTCTCAAAATATTGAAAAAGCAGAAAAACTATTAACAGACGCAGGAGAAAAAGTTTATAGAATAGGAGAAATAAGAAAAGGAACAGGAAAGGTAATTATCCAATGA
- the purN gene encoding phosphoribosylglycinamide formyltransferase, with product MKIAVLASGRGSNFESIAKAVKSGKISGEIAVLIVDRKNIGAIERAEKLGVNWIYVDPYGYSSREDYDRKIVSILKHLQVDLVCLAGYMRIVSEVFIESFPNKIMNIHPALLPSFPGLKPHEKAIKYGVKVTGATVHFVDNGIDTGSIIVQAVVPVSPQDTSSSLSQKVLELEHRIYPQAVKWFVDGRIEIKGRSVIVKNANYSTLPIVPALEDF from the coding sequence ATGAAAATTGCTGTTCTAGCATCTGGTAGAGGCTCTAACTTTGAGTCTATAGCTAAAGCTGTTAAGTCAGGAAAAATAAGTGGAGAAATAGCTGTTCTTATAGTTGATAGAAAGAACATTGGAGCCATAGAAAGGGCAGAAAAATTAGGAGTTAATTGGATATATGTTGATCCATATGGTTATTCTTCTCGAGAGGATTACGACAGGAAAATAGTTTCTATTTTAAAACATTTACAGGTTGATTTAGTCTGTTTAGCAGGATATATGAGAATTGTTTCAGAAGTTTTTATAGAAAGTTTTCCAAACAAAATAATGAACATTCATCCTGCACTTCTTCCTTCCTTTCCTGGTTTAAAACCACATGAAAAAGCTATTAAATATGGAGTAAAAGTTACAGGAGCTACTGTTCATTTTGTTGACAATGGAATAGATACAGGTTCAATAATAGTTCAGGCAGTAGTTCCTGTATCTCCTCAGGATACTTCATCTTCTTTGTCTCAAAAAGTCTTAGAGCTTGAACATAGAATATATCCTCAAGCTGTTAAATGGTTTGTCGACGGCAGGATAGAAATTAAAGGGAGAAGTGTAATAGTAAAAAATGCTAATTATTCCACTTTACCAATAGTTCCTGCTTTAGAGGATTTCTGA